The Megalops cyprinoides isolate fMegCyp1 chromosome 9, fMegCyp1.pri, whole genome shotgun sequence genome has a window encoding:
- the LOC118783424 gene encoding uncharacterized protein LOC118783424: MSDTEFYAALRQYLASRKITSSVLDKAGKKRVTRVADNYVLKDNRLFYTGPSRQYMRLVVLSDEQKRAVLEECHKHPGTGNHSGVRGTRDRVVAGYYWSSLKKDVTDWVKCCHRCQLKNPIKTVAPVLHPIKVLSNIKRAQKKSCSERKQKRNIVGDCLVSSSVDTQMHQPSGSCRLFAHGESTLKEEQLEVACDRGRAGLHGDATESYAEDEREAEEGSAEAKTHALTDSACSSASFSFTDRTGQDGVGDWPALEEGCVLVRRVGERPAEQDETSVHTLTSSPIASDVTELGLVHIIEDHCSGTSIKLELSDESEDVGDATGIGNDSLTACGPTVPPVRKEDPALEYRSQIAGDSTETPAHTDCGRRTHTEETPTGHGGPSDFELLRAQLLRGKSTASLRGPNVCEVCGRSFSLQETLQLHQLLHRLDDTYSCAVCGRRLEAGCPCGRGQCQCSDCEEKPSRSKSPTTHQRAYKARAVCVDT, encoded by the exons ATGTCTGATACTGAGTTCTACGCAGCTCTCCGGCAATATCTAGCGAGCCGGAAAATAACATCATCAGTATTGGACAAGGCTGGGAAAAAGAGAGTCACCCGGGTGGCTGATAACTACGTCCTAAAAG ACAATCGGTTATTCTATACTGGTCCCAGCAGGCAGTACATGAGGCTGGTTGTTCTGTCCGACGAGCAAAAGCGGGCAGTGCTGGAAGAGTGCCACAAACATCCTGGCACGGGCAACCACAGTGGTGTGAGGGGCACCAGAGACAGGGTGGTTGCCGGATATTACTGGTCCAGTTTAAAGAAAGATGTCACAGATTGG GTCAAATGTTGTCATCGCTGTCAACTGAAAAACCCAATTAAGACGGTGGCACCAGTTCTGCATCCAATCAAG GTTCTCAGCAACATCAAGAGGGCGCAGAAAAAAAGCTGCTCAGAAAGGAAGCAAAAGCGG AACATCGTCGGGGATTGCTTGGTTTCCTCCTCAgtagacacacagatgcatcaGCCATCGGGTTCCTGTCGGCTTTTCGCTCACGGCGAGAGTACGCTCaaggaggagcagctggaggtggCATGTGACCGTGGCAGAGCTGGTCTCCACGGAGACGCAACGGAATCCTACGCAGAGGATgaaagagaggcagaagagGGCAGTGCCGAGGCGAAAACGCACGCTTTGACGGACTCTGCCT GTTCGAGCGCGAGCTTTTCATTCAcggacaggacaggacaggacggGGTCGGGGATTGGCCTGCTTTGGAGGAGGGCTGTGTCCTGGTCCGGCGAGTTGGAGAACGGCCAGCAGAGCAGGACGAAACGAGCGTCCACACCCTGACCTCCAGCCCCATCgccagtgatgtcactgagcTGGGCTTGGTTCACATCATCGAGGATCATTGTTCAGGGACCTCCATCAAATTGGAGCTTTCAGATGAATCCGAGGATGTGGGAGATGCTACTGGCATAGGAAATGATTCTTTAACAGCATGTGGCCCAACAGTACCCCCAGTCAGGAAGGAAGACCCAGCCTTGGAATACAGAAGTCAGA TAGCAGGAGACTCCACTGAAACCCCTGCCCACACTGACTGCGGGAGGCGAACCCATACGGAAGAAACCCCGACAGGCCATGGAGGACCCTCGGATTTCGAGCTTCTGAGGGCTCAGCTGCTGAGGGGCAAGTCGACCGCCTCTCTGCGGGGGCCGAACGTTTGCGAGGTGTGTGGGCGGAGCTTCAGCCTGCAGGAGACGCTCCAGCTGCACCAGCTCCTGCACAGGCTGGACGATACGTACAGCTGTGCGGTGTGTGGGCGGCGCCTGGAGGCAGGCTGTCCCTGTGGGCGGGGTCAGTGCCAGTGCAGCGACTGTGAGGAGAAGCCGAGTCGCTCTAAGAGTCCGACTACACACCAGCGTGCATACAAAGCCAGGGCCGTGTGTGTTGACACTTAA